The Gemmatimonadaceae bacterium sequence TGGCGTGCCTCTGCGCGCCGTCGTCGTGCTGGAGCCGCTTGCGCTGATCGGTGACGGGTACAGCAACACGTACGCGCCCACGCCTGACGACATCGAAACCATCAAAGCTGCTTTGGTGGCGGCAGTCACGGAGCAGTTCGTCCGGTGCGGCGTGCAGGACTGCGACTCCGAGTTTCGCATCGGCGTGTCGGTTTCCGAGATTGCCAGCCTTGCTCAGGCGTTAGGCGCGAGCCTCATTGTCGTCGGGCTCGGATCGCACCGCATCATTGACCGCGCGCTCGGCGGCGAGACGGCACTGCATCTGGCGCAGGTCGCGGCGACGCCGGTGCTGGCGGTACCCGCCGATGCCACGACGATTCCACAGCGCGCGATGGTGGCGCTCGACTTCAGTCCGACGAGTCTGCTCGCCGCGCGGACCGTCGCGACCTGGATGCAGCCGGGCGACGCGCTGCACCTGGTGCACGTCGTGGCGCCGGAGGATTTCGCGCCTAACGCAATGGCGGCGGCCGGCGGCGATTCGGGTGCGGCCCGCCTCGCTCAGGCGACCGCCACGCTGCGCGCCGCGACGCACGCCGGGATCGACGCCTCGCAGGTTGCCGGCGATCCGGCACGGGCCCTCCTCGAGCGCGCTCGAGAGCTCGACGCCGACCTGATTGCGCTCGGCAGCCACGGATACGGCATCTGGAAGCGACTGCTGCTCGGCAGCGTCGCCTCGAAGATCATCCGTCTTTCTCCCCGGGCTGTGCTCGTCGCGCCCATCGCATGTCTGGCGACGCTGGCCGGCGCCGGGCCGGCCGTCCAGTCGCCAGCGGCCGCCGGCTCGACGGCGTCCCCTCCTGCCTAACGAATCTCCGGCCTCGCGCGCGCCGGCGCCCCGAGTCCGGCGGCCGGACCGTTAGGCGATGCGGCCGCCGGTGGCGACGGCGCATGGCGCGGGCTCGTGCCCGCCGTGCGGATGAGGTTCGAGAGGCCCGTGAAGCCGAGCAGCCGGCGCGCCGCGCGCTCCACCGCATCGCACTGGTCCCGCCGCCCAACCTCGCCGGTGAGCGTCACCCATCCGTTCTGCACGGTGATGTGCACGTCGCCCACGGGGACGCGAAGCTCGTCGGTCAGCGTTCGAAGCAGCCCCTCTGCCATGTCGCTGTCCGAGGGTCCGAACGCTGCGGGCACACGAACTTTCACTTCATCGGCTACCGCGTTCACGCCGCGACAACGGAGCGCGACGTCGAGCGCCTCGCATTTTTCGTCGTACGTACGAACGATGCCGCTCAGCGTGACGACGCCATCTCGAACGGACACCGCGACTTCGCCGGCCCGCAGCTTCGTGTCCTGCGCGAGCGCGTCCAGCACGTCGCGTTGCATTTGGTGATCACGGGTCGCTGTAGACATGTCGCGTCTCCGAAAGACAGTGGGCGTTCACTTGTGACCGCGTGGTGCCGTGGTCGCGCGGCTCACGCGCGGCACCCGATCGGGAGAGATCATCCTGGCGATCAGGCCGTGCATGTTGTCGCGCCGGTCGCACGGCGATCACGTTCTTGATGGCGCGCACACCGCACACGCGCTCGACCGCTCCGCCGGCCGCGCGCTTCTCGACGGTGTCATTGACCGATCCGGACAATGCAACGACGCCATGGGCCACGGCCACCGAGATCCGCGGCGCGCGGTCTCCGAGGGTCCAGCGGAGTTCTTGGGCCACATCCGCTCCGAGTTGTGCGTCGGTCTTCATGTGATCTCCAGTCTCGAGTGATTCGAAATTCGTGTGCAGGCAATCTCGGCGCTTGGGATGCCAGGCGCTGTCGGGCGTTCACCTTCGATCCGTCAGGTATTTCCGGATTCGCGCGGGGACCTTCAGGTTCGGAGCGACGTAGAGGAAACGCGGACACGGTGTGCCGATGTCTCCCGGCACACGCGGCACGCAGGGGAGCTAATGTCAATGCAGCCGAAGATCCCTGCGCTCTGGAGGAGGTATGTACAAACGGATTCTGGTCCCGCTGGATGGGAGCGCCCTGGCTGAACACGCGCTGCCTGCGGCCATCGCGATCGCGCCGGTCCGTGCGTACGCGTATGCCGGGGCCGCGACGACGCTCGATGCCGGCGCCACGCGCGCCCGCGTGTCGAGCACCCGGGACGAGCTGGCGGCGATCGCATTGCGGATGCGGAGCCGGGCCGAGCCTAACGGAATCGACATCGAGATCGGCATCGACGTGCATCCGGCGTCGAGCCTGCTCGATGCGATGGCCGAGAGCGGGGTGGACCTCGTGGCCATGTCGAACCGTGCGTGCGTCCCCGCGCGAATCACCGCGCGGAGCGCGGTCGAGCAGGTGGCGTGCTCCTCCGCGCTCCGATGTTGATCTGCCCAACGTCAGCGCCTGACGATCGGGCGGTCTGATGGTGGACACACCAGATCCGCCGAACGCGGGCGCCGCGTCATCGGCGGCCGGCGCGCCGAGCGAGCGCCTAACGGAAGGCGACGTCGCTCGCTTCCGCGCCAACCGGCAAGCCGAGATCGACAGTGCGGCCTTGTATCGCGCGCTGTCCGAGTCGGAGACGGACGCACGCCTGGCGAGCGTGTTCCGGCGCCTCTCCGAGACCGAGAGCGGACACGCCGACTTCTGGGCACGGCTGCTCGCGCCATCGTGCTGTTCGGCATCGTCGCCGCCGGCCTGACGTACGCCGTCGGGCGTTTGCTGGGCGCACAGATCGCCGGATGATCGCGCGTGGCGGCGTTAGGCCGGTGTGCCGCCGGCGACGGCGGGCTCCGGCAGCGACGCCGCGAATTCACCGGCGAACCTCGCGACCTGGTCCCAATCGGTGAGCTCGTAGTCGCGCGAGGTGTCAGTTGGGCCGCCGGCCCGGCGGCTGATGCGCTTGAGCAGCATCCGCGTGAACACGCCGTATTTCGTGAACGCCATGGCACCCCCGATCGTCGCCGTCATGCGCGGGTGCCAACCGGTCTTCGTCAGAAACGCGACCAGGACGCGCCGCGCGTTCGCCTGATCCTGTTCTTTGGCGCCCGCGGCTGAGCCGCTCACCGAGAAGAAAGCCGACGGCATCCCGTTCAACGCGTCCCGGTGGACGCGAACGAATCGCTCGAGATAGCGCTGGTGGTGGCCGGCAATCACCGATCCGCCGATGATCACGCCATCGTAGTCGAGCGCCGTAAACTGACCAGAGAGCGCATCGGCACAGCCTATCCGCACCGCGTGACCCGCGGCCGTCAGGACCTCCTTCATCCGTTCGGCGATCTTCGTGGTCTGCCCGTACTTCGTGCCGTAGACAATTGCGATGTGATGTGAAGACATGACGCACCCCGCAGGCTTGGTTTCCGATTCGACTCTTGGTGTAAACGTGTCTCGCTCGAACGCGACGGACAGTCAGGAGCCCTGAGGAACGTGCGTCCTCCGTCGCCTGACGCGGGCCACGCGGACGAGGCGCCGCTCGGCCTCGTGTGACCTCAGACCGCGGGCGGCGTAATCAACAGGGAACACGGCGCGCGGCGCACCAGTGCGGCGGTCACGGAACCGACGAGCAGGCTCTCGTCGCCATCGTGCCGTTGTCGCCCGACCACGAGCACGTCGGCGCCACGACGCCCGGCGAAGGCGAGCAGCGTTCGAGGCACGGTGCCGTGCACCACCACCGTCTCCACCTTTGCCCCTGCTGGCACCGACAGTGTCTCGATGAGACCCTGGAACGCCGCGGCCCAATCGTTTTCGCGGACCATCCGCGTGACTTCATCGAGATTCGCGATCGCCGCGTCGAAGTCGGACTCGATGTGCACGAAAACGAGTCTCGCGCACCCTGTGAACAACCGGCACGCCAAGCGTGCCGCGGCGTTGCTTTCCGGGCTGAAGTCGGCCGCGATCACAACGGTGCGGGGCATTCCGCGCAGCTCCGATGACACCGCCAGCACGGGGACGCTGCACTCGCGCACGACGTGCGGCGTCGTCGCGTCGTGCACGATCCGCTCGATGAGCCGCTCGCGGCGCAAGCCCATGATCACCAGGTCCGCGCCGTGCGCGGCATCGAGGATGGCGTCGGCCGGCCTTCCTAACGGAACGCGAATGCGCCACGGGGGCCGGGCGCCGGTGCGGTCGGCCAGATACCGGCGGATCTCGAGCCGCCGCAGCCGCTGCTCGCCACGTACCATCGCCTCACCGGCGGTGGCGACCGGCACGCCGACGGTCAGCCACGCCGCCGCCATGGGATCGACGACGCTCATCGCTTCGGCTTTCGCGCGATGCGCTTTCGTCAACGCCATCGCCGTGTCGATCACCGCATTGGCGTGCGCACCTGCTTCGTCGAGCGCGACCAGCACTCGCAGCGCCGCGTGCGATTTGGCTGACCTCGCCGGCTGCCGCCGCACGCGTTTGGATGATTTCTTCGCTCGCAACGTAGGCATCGTTCCTCCTCGGAGTCGCTGTCGCCTGGACAGAGGTTACGGGCGGATGCGCGTCGGGTCTGTCGGGAAAAGTGGGGAGCCAGGGTCACGGAACCCCTGACAGCCACGGGATTCCGCGGACAGTTTTATTCTCGAGACCCAACTTCAGTCGAAGGTCGCCACCGATGGCAGGTCATGGCGCGGGCAGGACATGGCGATGGTTGAGCAGCACGGCCGTGCCGGCGAGCGCGCTCCTGCTTCTCGGCGCGGGCGCCGTGGCGCGCCTTGGGTGGCCGGCGACTCGTGCCGGCACAATCATCTGGACCGTCGGCCTGCTCGTTACCGGTGCGCCCACGGTGTTTCACACGCTGCGCAACGTGGTCGCCGGTCGCTTTGCTGCGGACCTCGTTGCCACCCTGGCGATCATCGGCGCGGTCTGGCTCGCCCAACCCGTGGCCGGGTTGGTGATCGTCCTGATGCAGACCGGCGGCGAGGCCCTCGAGCGCTTTGCCGAAGGACGCGCATCGGACGCCGTGCGCGCGCTGGAAGAGGCGGCGCCGCGCACCGCGCACCGGATCCAGGGTGCGCAACTCGAGGACATCGGCGTCGATGACATCCGCGTCGGCGATGTGCTCCTCGTTAGGCCCGGCGAGCTGATGCCGTCCGATTCGCTCGTCATCGATGGGCGCTCGCACGTGGACGTTTCGCGGCTGACGGGCGAACCGCTGCCGGTGTCGGCGCAGGCCGGTGCACGGCTCATGAGCGGCACCGTGAACGGCGAAGGCACGTTGACGGTGCGCGCGCTTGCCGTCGCGGGCGAGAGCCAGTACGCGCACATCGTGGCGCTCGTCGCGTCGGCACAGGCGAGCAAGGCGCGGCTGCAGCGGCTCGCCGACCGCTACGCCGTGTGGTTCACGCCCTTCACGCTCGCGGTGTGCGCGGTCGTGTTTGCGGTCACGCGCGATCCGGTTCGCGTGCTGGCGGTGTTGGTCGTGGCCACGCCGTGTCCGCTCATTCTCGCGACGCCGATCGCGTTCATCGGCGGGATCAACCTCGCGGCGCAGCGCCACATCATCGTCCGCACGGGTGACGCGCTCGAGCGCCTCGCCGGCATCACGACGCTGGTGTTCGACAAGACGGGCACCTTGACCATCGGACGTCCGGCCGTGCATCGGGTCGTGCCGGCTCGCGGCCTAACAGAGAACGATGTTCTCCGCGCCGCCGGGGCCGTGGAGCAGGGATCGAGCCATCTCCTGGCGCGCACGTTGGTCGAAGCGGCCGAGGAGCGCGGCGTCGCGCTGCCCCCGGCACGCCACGTGATCGAGTCGGCGGGGCGCGGTGTGACCGGGGAGGTCGAAGACCGCCGCGTGAGCGTCGGCGCGCGGTCGTTCGTCCTGGCGCAGTATCCCGACATCGCGGCGGGGTTAGACGAGCTGGACCACGCCGGAGGCCTCGAGGCGTACGTCGCGATCGACGGCCGCGCGGCCGGGGTCGTGGAATACGCGGACCGCCTGCGCCCGGAGCTCCATGCCGCCATGGCGCAGCTCGCGCGCTTGGGCCTAACGGACTCCGTGCTCTTGTCGGGCGACCGCGTGGCCAACGCGCGCGCGGTCGCCGCTGCCGCCGGCATCGAAGAAATTGCCGGCGACCTCATGCCCGAAGACAAGGTGGACGCGGTTCGACGACTGGTCGCCGAGGGCCGCGGCGTGCTCATGGTCGGCGACGGCACCAACGACGCGCCGGCGCTCAGCGCCGCGACGGTGGGCGTGGCGCTCGCCGGACATGGCGGCGGCATCACGGCCGAAGCGGCCGACGTCGTGGTCCTGACCGACGATCTGCGTTCGGTACCCGAGGTCATTGGCATTGGCCGCCGCACCATGCGCATCGCGCGCCAGAGCATCCGGGTCGGCCTCGGCCTGAGCGGACTCGCCATGGTATTCGCCGCGTTCGGCCTCATCGCCCCGGCCGTCGGTGCCGTGCTCCAGGAGATCATCGACATCGCGGTCATCGTCAATGCGCTTCGGGCACGTCGGCCCGGCCCATCGTCACCTGCGCAACGCACCGGCGGGGGGGCCGGGGAATGCGTCAGTGCCCCACGTCGGGGCGTTGCACGACATGGCGTCGGGTGATACCTGACACCTGGGAAGCTATCGTACGCTATCCTAACAGCAGGTGCGGAACCAGCACCGATGGGAGGAATGATGCCTGACCACGCAGCGCCGAACTTTCGCCCGTTGGAGCGGGACGAAAGCCAGGCGATTTTGTCGCGCAACCATGTTGGGCGCATCGCCTACAGCTTTCACGACCGCGTCGACATCGAGCCAATCAGCTACGTGTGCGACGGCGGGTGGATCTATGGCCGTACCTCGCCTGGCACCAAGCTCACGACGCTCAGCCACCATCGGTGGGTCGCATTCGAGGTCGATGAAATCGACGGCCCGTTCGATTGGCGCAGCGTGGTCGTGCACGGCACGGTGTACTGGCTGACGTCCGATCTATCAGACGCGTCGGAGGACGAAGTGCAAGCGGGCCTGACACTGCTGCGCACCGTCTTTCCGGAAACGCTGACCGGGGATGATCCGACGCCGTTTCGCACGGTGCTGTTCCGTCTATCGACGTCCGAGATCACGGGGCGTTGCGCCAGCAGTCAGCCCGCCGCCGCGCGGGCGACTGACGCGCGCTCCTCGAACCGCGCGCCGGAGCGGGCATGAATCGCGGCCTGACGAGCGTCGTTAGGCGTCTGCTCCGGCTGCCTCTGGCGGCGAAGCTGGCGGGCGCCAACGCGCTTCTGTTGCTGGTGGCATTCGCCGGATTCGACGCCGCGTACCGCGGTCCCCTCGCGTGGCCGGCAATGGCGATCGCGGTCATCGCGGTGCTGCTCGGCGTCGGGATCAACATCGGGCTCGTGACGGTCGCGTTGAGGCCGCTGCACGACCTGCACACTACGGCCGAGCGCGTCTCGCACGGGGATCTGGCTGCGCGCGTCCCCACCTCTCTGGTCGCGGACGCGGCGCTCGACCGGGTGAGCAGCACCTTCAACCTGCTCCTCGACCGTGTGATGGCCGAGCGCGAGCGCATCCGACAACTGGCGTCCCAAGCGATCGAGGCCGGCGACCGCGAGCGCGCCGCCCTCGCCGCCGAGCTGCACGATTCGACCGCCCAGTCCATCGCGGGTATTTCCTACCAGCTCAGTGCCGCCGAACGGATGAGCAAGGATCCGGAGGTCACCGCCCGGTTGGTGGCCGTTCGCGAAGCGGTGAACGGGATTCTCGAGGGAGTGCGCCTGCTGTCTCACACCGTTTATCCACGCATTCTCGATGACCTGGGCCTCGCGAGCGCCTTGCGTGAGCTCGGGAAAAGTATGGCAGTGGACATCGGTCCGGCCATCAGCGTGGAGGTGTCGGAGTTCGCCCAATCCGCGGCCAAGCGGCTGCCTGTCGAGCGCGCTGCGGTATTGTATCGTGTGGCGCAGGAATCGTTGCGCAACGCGTTGCGGCATGCGAACGCGTCACGCATCCTTGTGCGTCTCGACGCCACTGCGGACACGTTCACCCTTGTGGTGCAGGACGATGGAGTGGGGTTCGACCCGGCCCAACCGGGGATCGAATCGTCGGGGTTGGGCTTGTTCACGGCGCGTGAGCGCGTCAGCTTGGCTCAGGGCAGCTTCGAT is a genomic window containing:
- a CDS encoding universal stress protein; the encoded protein is MSAILLATHGGESADGATRVASLLARRLGVPLRAVVVLEPLALIGDGYSNTYAPTPDDIETIKAALVAAVTEQFVRCGVQDCDSEFRIGVSVSEIASLAQALGASLIVVGLGSHRIIDRALGGETALHLAQVAATPVLAVPADATTIPQRAMVALDFSPTSLLAARTVATWMQPGDALHLVHVVAPEDFAPNAMAAAGGDSGAARLAQATATLRAATHAGIDASQVAGDPARALLERARELDADLIALGSHGYGIWKRLLLGSVASKIIRLSPRAVLVAPIACLATLAGAGPAVQSPAAAGSTASPPA
- a CDS encoding BON domain-containing protein, which produces MSTATRDHQMQRDVLDALAQDTKLRAGEVAVSVRDGVVTLSGIVRTYDEKCEALDVALRCRGVNAVADEVKVRVPAAFGPSDSDMAEGLLRTLTDELRVPVGDVHITVQNGWVTLTGEVGRRDQCDAVERAARRLLGFTGLSNLIRTAGTSPRHAPSPPAAASPNGPAAGLGAPARARPEIR
- a CDS encoding BON domain-containing protein; protein product: MKTDAQLGADVAQELRWTLGDRAPRISVAVAHGVVALSGSVNDTVEKRAAGGAVERVCGVRAIKNVIAVRPARQHARPDRQDDLSRSGAAREPRDHGTTRSQVNAHCLSETRHVYSDP
- a CDS encoding universal stress protein; the protein is MYKRILVPLDGSALAEHALPAAIAIAPVRAYAYAGAATTLDAGATRARVSSTRDELAAIALRMRSRAEPNGIDIEIGIDVHPASSLLDAMAESGVDLVAMSNRACVPARITARSAVEQVACSSALRC
- a CDS encoding flavodoxin domain-containing protein, which codes for MSSHHIAIVYGTKYGQTTKIAERMKEVLTAAGHAVRIGCADALSGQFTALDYDGVIIGGSVIAGHHQRYLERFVRVHRDALNGMPSAFFSVSGSAAGAKEQDQANARRVLVAFLTKTGWHPRMTATIGGAMAFTKYGVFTRMLLKRISRRAGGPTDTSRDYELTDWDQVARFAGEFAASLPEPAVAGGTPA
- a CDS encoding universal stress protein → MPTLRAKKSSKRVRRQPARSAKSHAALRVLVALDEAGAHANAVIDTAMALTKAHRAKAEAMSVVDPMAAAWLTVGVPVATAGEAMVRGEQRLRRLEIRRYLADRTGARPPWRIRVPLGRPADAILDAAHGADLVIMGLRRERLIERIVHDATTPHVVRECSVPVLAVSSELRGMPRTVVIAADFSPESNAAARLACRLFTGCARLVFVHIESDFDAAIANLDEVTRMVRENDWAAAFQGLIETLSVPAGAKVETVVVHGTVPRTLLAFAGRRGADVLVVGRQRHDGDESLLVGSVTAALVRRAPCSLLITPPAV
- a CDS encoding heavy metal translocating P-type ATPase encodes the protein MSSTAVPASALLLLGAGAVARLGWPATRAGTIIWTVGLLVTGAPTVFHTLRNVVAGRFAADLVATLAIIGAVWLAQPVAGLVIVLMQTGGEALERFAEGRASDAVRALEEAAPRTAHRIQGAQLEDIGVDDIRVGDVLLVRPGELMPSDSLVIDGRSHVDVSRLTGEPLPVSAQAGARLMSGTVNGEGTLTVRALAVAGESQYAHIVALVASAQASKARLQRLADRYAVWFTPFTLAVCAVVFAVTRDPVRVLAVLVVATPCPLILATPIAFIGGINLAAQRHIIVRTGDALERLAGITTLVFDKTGTLTIGRPAVHRVVPARGLTENDVLRAAGAVEQGSSHLLARTLVEAAEERGVALPPARHVIESAGRGVTGEVEDRRVSVGARSFVLAQYPDIAAGLDELDHAGGLEAYVAIDGRAAGVVEYADRLRPELHAAMAQLARLGLTDSVLLSGDRVANARAVAAAAGIEEIAGDLMPEDKVDAVRRLVAEGRGVLMVGDGTNDAPALSAATVGVALAGHGGGITAEAADVVVLTDDLRSVPEVIGIGRRTMRIARQSIRVGLGLSGLAMVFAAFGLIAPAVGAVLQEIIDIAVIVNALRARRPGPSSPAQRTGGGAGECVSAPRRGVARHGVG
- a CDS encoding pyridoxamine 5'-phosphate oxidase family protein, encoding MPDHAAPNFRPLERDESQAILSRNHVGRIAYSFHDRVDIEPISYVCDGGWIYGRTSPGTKLTTLSHHRWVAFEVDEIDGPFDWRSVVVHGTVYWLTSDLSDASEDEVQAGLTLLRTVFPETLTGDDPTPFRTVLFRLSTSEITGRCASSQPAAARATDARSSNRAPERA
- a CDS encoding sensor histidine kinase; protein product: MNRGLTSVVRRLLRLPLAAKLAGANALLLLVAFAGFDAAYRGPLAWPAMAIAVIAVLLGVGINIGLVTVALRPLHDLHTTAERVSHGDLAARVPTSLVADAALDRVSSTFNLLLDRVMAERERIRQLASQAIEAGDRERAALAAELHDSTAQSIAGISYQLSAAERMSKDPEVTARLVAVREAVNGILEGVRLLSHTVYPRILDDLGLASALRELGKSMAVDIGPAISVEVSEFAQSAAKRLPVERAAVLYRVAQESLRNALRHANASRILVRLDATADTFTLVVQDDGVGFDPAQPGIESSGLGLFTARERVSLAQGSFDLVTRPGSGTTVTASIPAMLAAVAPRRASY